A single window of Arcobacter venerupis DNA harbors:
- a CDS encoding GatB/YqeY domain-containing protein: protein MTLKEQLKEDLKTAMRDKDVVKRDSIRAINTMIKQIEVDERKDLNDEDVIKLIQKGIKQREESITQYKAASREDLVAQEQEQVDVFMLYLPTQASDEELETGMKEIISQVSATSMKDIGKVMGLATKKFAGVADGKRINEMVKKLLG from the coding sequence ATGACTTTAAAAGAACAATTAAAAGAAGATTTAAAAACTGCAATGAGAGATAAAGATGTAGTAAAAAGAGACTCAATTAGAGCTATTAATACTATGATTAAACAAATTGAAGTTGATGAAAGAAAAGATTTAAATGACGAAGATGTTATTAAATTAATTCAAAAAGGTATCAAACAAAGAGAAGAGTCTATTACTCAATATAAAGCTGCTTCAAGAGAAGACTTAGTTGCACAAGAACAAGAACAAGTTGATGTATTTATGCTTTACCTTCCAACACAAGCAAGTGATGAAGAACTTGAAACTGGAATGAAAGAAATTATTTCACAAGTATCAGCTACTTCTATGAAAGACATAGGGAAAGTTATGGGACTTGCTACTAAAAAATTTGCAGGTGTTGCAGATGGAAAAAGAATCAATGAAATGGTAAAAAAACTTTTAGGATAA